The Roseofilum casamattae BLCC-M143 genome window below encodes:
- a CDS encoding Crp/Fnr family transcriptional regulator, whose protein sequence is MVERHKSRGEHNASELIQSAPFFEGLPEEIVKRATAQVVVREHPSNQVILLENDWGSSVYFILEGWVKIRTYNLDGKEVTLNIIGKGELFGEMAPLEEVPRSTDVITLAPTKIGNMPANDFVHLIHTEPQAGIRLAQLMARRLRQVNRRLRLRESDSTSRVADILLFLADGQGTKTADGVEIPNLPHRELSSLSGLARETVTRVLSKLEKKKLIVRPDRDTLCIPDPGALERLMV, encoded by the coding sequence ATGGTAGAACGACACAAGTCCCGTGGCGAACACAATGCCAGCGAATTAATCCAGTCAGCACCGTTTTTTGAGGGGTTGCCAGAGGAGATTGTCAAGCGCGCGACAGCACAGGTTGTGGTACGAGAACACCCCTCGAATCAGGTGATTTTGCTCGAAAATGATTGGGGAAGTTCGGTTTATTTTATCTTGGAAGGCTGGGTGAAAATCCGCACGTACAATTTAGATGGGAAGGAAGTTACCCTGAATATTATTGGTAAAGGAGAATTGTTTGGCGAGATGGCGCCGTTAGAGGAAGTTCCGCGATCGACGGATGTGATTACTCTGGCGCCAACCAAGATTGGGAATATGCCAGCCAATGATTTTGTCCATTTAATCCATACCGAACCCCAGGCAGGAATTAGATTGGCCCAGTTGATGGCGCGTCGGTTGCGTCAAGTCAATCGTCGCTTAAGGTTGCGCGAGTCCGATAGTACCTCGCGGGTTGCGGATATTCTGCTGTTTTTGGCCGACGGCCAGGGTACGAAAACAGCGGATGGGGTGGAAATTCCTAATTTACCCCATCGGGAATTAAGTAGTTTGAGTGGGTTAGCTCGCGAGACGGTTACTCGCGTACTCAGTAAGTTGGAGAAGAAAAAGTTGATTGTTCGTCCCGATCGCGATACGCTCTGTATTCCCGATCCTGGCGCTCTGGAGCGGTTGATGGTCTAA